DNA from Geobacter sulfurreducens PCA:
ATGACCCCAATCAGAACCCCGCCGCCGTCAAGTTCGAGGAAGCCAAAACCCTCGAGTGGCTTGGCAAGGGAGCTCAGCCGACCGATACGGTCAAGCAGATTCTCAAAAAAGCAGGTATCTGGGAGAAATTCGTCGCAAAGTCTGTGTAACTGAAATCTGATTCCCGGTCCGCCGGTCATTTCCATCACAGAGGTTACCGACATGAGAGAACTCGTAGAGACCATTGCCAGGGCGCTTGTGGACGATCCCACCCAGGTACGGACCACCGAGGAGATGGAGGACGATGCGACGGTGATTAAGTTGACCGTTGCCAAGGAGGACATGGGAAGAATCATCGGTAAGGAGGGTCGTACGGCCAAGGCCATCAGGACCCTGCTAAATGCGGT
Protein-coding regions in this window:
- a CDS encoding KH domain-containing protein: MRELVETIARALVDDPTQVRTTEEMEDDATVIKLTVAKEDMGRIIGKEGRTAKAIRTLLNAVSTKDNKKAVLKIVE
- the rpsP gene encoding 30S ribosomal protein S16, whose amino-acid sequence is MTPPGGRDGHKIRLARAGAKKKPFYQIIVADVRSRRDGRFIENVGTYDPNQNPAAVKFEEAKTLEWLGKGAQPTDTVKQILKKAGIWEKFVAKSV